Genomic segment of Longimicrobium sp.:
GGGCACGCCGACTTCTCCGAGGACACCTACCGCACGCTGATCGCGGCCGACAGCGCGGTGATGCTGCTGGACAACCGCAAGGGCGTGGAGGAGCGCACGCGGCAGCTCTTCGAAGTCTGCCACCGCCGGCGCACCCCCATCTTCACCTTCGTCAACAAGTGCGACCGCCCCGGCGCCGACCCGCTCCAGCTTCTGGACGACGTGGAGCGCGACCTGGGGCTGAAGTGCTACCCGGTCACCTGGCCCATCACCTCGGGCGATCGATTTGTTGGCGTCTACAACCGTGACACGCGCCGCATCCACCTCTTCGAAAAGGGAGAGGACCACGGATCCAGCCGCGTGGAGACGGACGTGGTGACGCTGGACGATCCGGACGTGCATGAGCGCATCGGCGACTCGGCGTACGAGCAGCTGATGAACGACGTGGAGCTGCTGGACATGGCGGGCGAGGAGTTCGACCCCGGCGCCTTCCTGCGCGGCGAGGTGTCGCCCACCTTCTTCGGGAGCGCGCTCACCAACTTCGGCGTGGAGCCGTTCCTTGCGAAGTTCCTGGAGCTCGCCCCGCCGCCCACCGCGCGCGAGGCCAGCACGGGTACGGTGGAGCCCGAGGACCCGCACTTCACCGGCTTCGTCTTCAAGATCCAGGCGAACATGGACCCGAAGCACCGCGACCGCATCGCCTTCGTGCGGGTGTGCAGCGGGCACTTCGAGGCGGGGATGCAGGTGAAGCACGTGCGCACCGGCAAGCCGATGCGCCTCGCCGCGCCCACGCAGTTCCTGGCGCGCGAGCGCACGCACATCGAGGAAGCGTGGCCCGGCGACGTGATCGGCATCCACGACCGCGGCAACCTGCGCATCGGCGACACGCTCTCCGCCAACGGCGACCTGGAGTTCGCGGGGATCCCGCGCTTCTCGCCGCAGCACTTCTCGCGCATCCTCATCGGCGATCCGATGAAGCGCAAGCAGCTCGACACGGGCCTCCAGCAGCTCTCCGAGGAGGGCGCCGCGCAGGTGTTCTACAGCGAGACGTACGCGGGCACCACGCCCATCGTCGGCGCCGTGGGCCAGCTGCAGTTCGACGTCCTCCTGCACCGGCTGGAGCACGAGTACGGCGTGCGGGCGCGCCTGGAGCCGATGTCGTACCGCTTCGCCCGGTGGGTGCAGGGCCCCGCCGACGCCATCCACGCGCTCTCGGGCGGCCACGGGCGCACCCTGGTGTACGATGCCAAGGAGGCCCCCCTCGTCCTCTTCGACAGCGAATGGACGCTGCGCACCACGGTGGAGCGCGAGAAGTCGCTGACCTTCCACGACGTGGCGCCGTAGCGCCGATCATTTGGCACCAGCAGGCGAACGGGGCGGTCCGGCAGTTGGGCGGGCCGCCTCGCGTGCGTCGCGGGCCCCCTCCCCGCTCGTTCCTCGCTGCCCCTCCCCCAAACTGCTGGGGAGGGGCGTTTGGCATGCATCGGTTCGGGGTGCGTGTTTTGGAGCGCGGGCAGGCACGGGCAGCCACGCGGGGCTGCCCCTACCGGGGTTTGGTGCGTGGGGGCGGAGATCGTGGTGGCGGGGAGGGCGGGCAGACAGGTCTGCCCCTACCGACTGGGGGTGCGTCGCGCCGGGATCGCGGTGGCGGCGAGGGCGGGCGCGATGGAATCGCGCCCCTACCGGGTCGCCAGATGCGCACGAATGACCGCGCTCTCCCCCCTCTCCCAGCAGTGTGGGAGAGGGGGGCCGGGGGGGGTGAGGGCCTACCGCACCCACCGCGGCAGCCAGTCCGCCCCCCGCGCGCTCGTCAGGCGCGTGACCTTTTTGCCGTCGGCCGCCATGCGGTACAGGTCGGTGTCGCCGGCGCGCTCGCTGGCGAAGGCGATCTGGCGGCCGTCGGGGGACCAGGCGGGCATCCAGTCCTTGCCCTCGCCGTCGGAGATGCTGCGCCACTTGCCGGTGGCGGCGTCGGCGATGCGGATGGCGGAGCGGCCGTCGCGCGTGCGAAAGGTGTAGGCGATCTCGCGGCCGTTTGGGGACCATGCGGGGTCCATCTCCTGCTCGTCCGGATTCGGCTGCGCGTCGGTGCGGTCGGTGAGGCGGGTGATGGCGGAGCCGTCCGCGTTGATGATGAAGATGCGGTCGCTGTCGCCACGGTTGCTGAGGAAGGCGATGCGGCTGCCGTCCGGCGACCAGCGGGGGCTCCAGTCGTCGCGGTGGAAGGCGGTCAGGCGGCGCGCCGGGCCGCCGCCCGCGGGGATCACGTACAGCTCCGCATCGCCGTCACGGCTGCTGACGAAGGCGATCCACTTGCCGTCCGGCGAGACCTCCGGCTCGAAGTTCCCCTCGCGGTTGTCGGTCAGGCGGCGCACGTGCTTGCCGTCCGCGGTCATGCGATAGATGTCGCGGAAGCCCTGCGCGCTGCTCTCGAAGGCGATCCACTTGCCGTCGGGCGACCACGACGCGTTGCGCGCCCGCGCCGCCAGCGGGCCGATCGGGCGCGGCTTTCCGCCATCCATCGGCAAGATCATCAACTGCTCCTCCGGCCCCGTGGGTTTGTCGACGACACGGACGGCGAGGAGCGATGGGTCTTTGGGCGCGAAGGCGATGGGGAACAGCCCCGCGCCCGCGCCCGCCGATGCGAGCGGACGGTCGTCGCCGGCGCGGGTGAGGACGCGGATCTCGTGCGTCCCGCCGCGCTCGGAGACGAACGCCAGCTCGGGCTCGTCGCCGCCGCACCCGGCGGACAAGAGGAGGACGAGCAGGCTCGCGGCGCGGCTTCGGAGCATCATTCGCATTTCGACAGATCTTGTGTGCGGTCCGATGACAACAAAGATGTCACGCAAAGACGCCAAGCCGCGAAGAAAAGATACCGAAGTTCTTGCTTTGCGACTTTGCGCATTCGCGTGAGACTCATTTCCTCCGATGCAGCTACTGCACGCGGATGGCGTCGCCGACCACCTGGTAGCCGGCGGTGGTCCAGCGCGAGAGTTGGATCTTGTTCCAGCCCGCCGTAAAGGCCCACGTCCCCAGCACGTTCCAGCGGGCGCCGTTCGCCTGCTGGTTCACGGATACCGTAGCCAGCTTGGTGCCGTTCGCGTCGAAGGCGATGAACGGCGCCGTCGCCGAGCGGTTGCTTCCCGCGGTCCAACCACGCGGACACCGTGCGGCTGCCACCGGTGGGGAGGTAGAACCAGAAGGTGGCCGGGTCGCTGATGGACTGCGTGCCGGCGAAGCGGTAGTCCACGCCGTAGTAGCCGGCCGTCGTGCTGGCCGTGGCCCTGTTGGACGATGCCTCCGCGTACGCCACCGCCGTGTTGTTGCGGGTGTTGTTGTTGTCCACGACGATGTCCGCGCAGCACGCCGTCTTCCAGTGCTGCGGCGGGATGGCTGCCTTCTGCGCGAAGACGCCGGCCTTGAGCACGGGCCAGATGGCGCCGCTCTCCATCGTCCCGTACGAGTAGACCGAGACGCCCTTTGCGCCCTGCTGCCGCGCCAGCTTGATCTGCCGCTCCACCTCCGCCGCCCCGTGCTTGGCGCCGATGCCGATGTACGCGTGCCGGCCGCCGCTGGTCTGCAGGCGCTGCAGGTGGTCGTCCAGCAGGCAGGCCCAGTCGGTGAAGGCGCAGTACGTGGAGGTGATCGGGTAGTACGTCATGGGCACGCCCACGTCGAAGTAGCCGCCCTTCGCCCAGGCGTACGGGTCCTGGTAGTACTGCGAGTAGCCCTCCGACGAATTCCACCCCCACCTGTCCTGGTAGATCTGCCAGATGGCGCCCGAGATGGGGAGCTTCGGCTTGACGCTGCCCACGCTGTCGTACACCTCCTTGACCGCGAGGTTGATGAGGGAGCGCCGGAAGTTCGCCCAGTCCGTCGGGTAGCTCGCGGGGCTCTTGCCGAACGCGGCCAGGCTGGCCCTGTCGTGCGACCACTTCGTCCCCGGCAGGCGGATGCGGTCGAGCTGCACGCCGTCCACGTCGTAGCGACGCGCAACGTCGGCGGCGACGCGCGCCAGGTGCGTGCGCGCCCCCGCGGAGCCGGGCGACACGTAGACGTACTCCTCCGTGTTGGGGCAGGGGTGCGTGACGCCCGCGTCGTCCACCACCTTCCACTCCGGGTGCGCCAGCAGCATGTGGCGCGGGTTGCCCGCGTCCGATTCCTGGAGCAGCGCGCAGGTGGAGGAGCTCCCCGATCCCCATCCCGCGAAGGCGTTCAGCCACGCGTGGAGCTGAAGCCCGCGCGAGTGCGCCTCCTGGATGGCCACCGCGAGCGGGTCCCACGTAGGCGTGCCGCCCAGGTGGCCGCAGAGGCCCACCGAGCACGGCTCCAGCGACGATCTGTAGTAGGCGTCGCCCGAGCCGCGCACCTGGAAGTAGACGATGTTGAAGTTGGCGTCCGCCGCCTTCTGCATGATGGTGGCGATCTTGGCGGGCGAGTCGTACTCGAAGCGCGACACCCACAGCGCGCGCGCCTCCGCCCACGCCGGGGTAGCGGCCAGCCGCGGCCCCTCGGCGGGCGTGGGGCGCTGGACGGCGGGGGAGAGGGCGTCGTCCTGGCAGGCGGCCAGGGACAGCACGAACGCGGGAAGCGCCAGGCGGACGAGAGAGCGAAGCATGCGCGAGAACCGTTCGAGGAGAAACGGGCCCCGGCGCGGAGTGCGCCGGAGCCCGGTCCTGTGTGCGTTGCCAGCCGGTCAGCGGATGCGGACGGCGTCCGCGATCACCACGTAGCCGGTCGTCGTCCAGCGGGAGAGCTGAACCTTGTTCCAGCCGGCCGAGAAGCTCCACGTGCCCAGCGCGACCCACTGCCCGCCGTTCGCCTGCTGGTTGGCCGAGGCGCGCCCCACCTCGGTGCCCGACGCGTTGTAGGCGATGAACGGCGCCGTCGCGGAGCGGTTGGTACCCGCCACCCACCAGCCGTCGATCGTCTTGGTGGCCGCCGCCGGCAGGTAGAACCAGAAGGTGGCCGGGTCCGAGATCGCGTCCGTGCTGGCGAAGTTGTAGCCCGTGCCGTAGTAGCCCGCGCTGCTCCCCGTGGACCAGTTGGCCGACACCTCGTACTTGGCCACCGACGCGTTGTTGTTCGCGTTGTTGCTGTCCACGATGATGGACGTGCTGCCGCAGGCCGCGTTGATGCGGTTCATGTAGTCCGTCCACGGCCAGTTGGCGCCCGGATCGGTGCGGTTGTACGGCTGAAGCTGGCCGTGGCCCACGAAGTGGTAGCGGTCGCGCGGGATGTTGTTCCCCTTCGAGATGTCGCAGCTGAGCCGCGCCGACGCGTCGATCTGCCCCACCGGCCACGAGGTGGACGAAGCGTAGCCGCCGTGCTCGATGCCGATGGTGAGGTTGTTGGCCTGGATGCCGTTGTTCTGGCAGTCGTGGCCGCCGTTGTTGGCGCAGTCGTAGTTGGCGCCGATGTGCCACGCCTTGCTCGCCTCGCGCACGAGCTGCGAGATCTCGGAGCCGGTCTCGTTCACCACGTAGTGCGCGGACACCTCGGACGTCGAGTTGGTCAGCCAGCTCCAGCACCCGCTGTAGCCGCTCTCGCAGGTGTGGATGATGACGTAGTGGATCCCCGTGCTGCGCGTGCTGTAGTTGGGCGACGCGCGCCAGATGGTGCCGGATACGCAGTAGTCCGGCGCGCACGCCATCGTCGAAGCGCTGGCGGACGGCTTGTGGAAGGCGGGCGTCACGTTGCGCGCGGCCACCGACACCATGAGGTTCCCGGCCGGCGAGCGCGCCTCGATGCCGCTGCGCAGCGCCGAGTACACGTCGCCATGCACGTACATCGCCTGGCCGTCCTGGCTCTCGATGCCGCTGAACGCCGCCACGGCCGGGGCCCAGGCCGACAGGTCGGAGCGGTTCACCTTGAGCTCGCCGGCCAGCGCGCTGAGCAGCGCCGCACCCGCGCGGATGTTGGCGGCCGCATCGCTCTGCGCCGCCTGGATGGAAACGCGGGCCAGCGATGCGCCGCGGGTGAGGCGGTCGCCGCGCAGCGCCATGATGCCGAAGGCGGGGGCCATCCCCTCGAACTCCACCTCGCCGCGCACCATCTGGAAGCGGGTCTCCACGTAGCCGATCGACTTCAGCAGCTCGGCGGGGACGTCGAACTCCTGGCCGGCGGCGGCGAAGATGGCGTTGAGCTGCTTCTCGGTGGGCGCGGACGTGGGCTCGTCCACCCGGGGCGAGGTGGGCTCGCTGCCGCAGGCGGTGAGCAGTAATGCGGCGCCTGCAGCGAGCGCCAGTGAACGGAGACGCATGGGCGATCCTCCTCCTGCCAGTTGGTGAGGGCCGGCACGAAAGGAGGGGTTCGTCCGCGCGGAGAACCTCCCGCGCCACCATCCCGCCCTGAGTGCCCGGGGGTGCCGCGATGCACCTCCCGCCCCGCAAGAGGGCACTTGTGGGACCACATCCCGCCTCCCCGAATCCGCCTCCTCGACCGCCAAACGCCGCCCTTTGCTGCCAACGACTTAGGTCCCTAACTGAGCTATGAACATCTGTTGCGCGCCCTGTTTCTCCACCGCTCCAGAGTGGTGCACCCCGCGCAAAAAGGTGCAACTTCGTACTCCAGAGAACTACATGGCCTCACGCGGAGGCGCGGAGACGCGGGGAGAGAACAGCCACACACACAGAGAACACAGAAGAAACAGAAAGCCACAGAGAAAACCTTTGGCGGTTCTCTCTGTGGCTCTGTGTCTCTGTGTGAGCCACGCCGATCTCTTCCGCGCCTCCGCGCCTCCGCGTGAGACCGCCGTTGCTTTTACAGCCGCAGCCGCAGCCCCACGTCCACCCGGATGTGGCTCACCGTGAAGTCGTCGTCGTTCTCGCCATCGTACTTCGGCTTGTAGCTCGTGTACGTCACCTGCGGCGTGAACGACAGCTTCGGCCCTAGCCCGATCCCCACGCCGGCGCCGACCTCGAACCCAAGCGAGTGGTCGCTGTCGATGAAGTCCTCGTCCTCGCCGTCGAAGCTGAAGCTGAGCTGGTTGTACACCAGGCCCGCCTTCAGGTACGGATCGATGGGGATGAGCGGCGTGGGCACCGCGATGCGCACGCCGGCGTTGAAGCCCTGGTCCGTCAGATCGAGCTCCTCCAGCCCTTCCACGCCGAACTGGTTGTACGTGTAGCCGGCGTAGATCCCCAGCATCGGCATGAAGTGGAAGGTCACGTTGGCGCCGAAAGTGATTCCCGACTCCACCGATCCCACGTCGTCCTCGGTGTCCTTGAGGTCGCCGGTGGGGAAGGCGAGGCCGCCGCGCACCTCGAATGCGAACGGCGTCACGTTGGGAAGCTGTGCCTGCACCGGAGCCGAGAACGCGGCCGCGGCCACCAGCGAGAGGAGCCCGAGCGTCTTCTTCATGGAGCCTCCATCAACGGAGTGTGTGGTGCCCGCTCGCCGCGAAGGCGGCTCAGAAGCGGATGTTCAGTCCAACGTCGACGCGGAAGCTGGTGAGGGTATCGACATCGTCCTCCCCCTCCCCCTCGAAGCCCGGCTTGAACGAGGTGTAGCTCACCGCGGGCGTAAAGGAGAGCCGCGGTCCCAGCGGCACCATCACCCCGCCGCCGACCTCGAAGCCCAGCCCGAAGTCGGTGTCGTCCTCGTCGCCGAGGTCCAGCCCCTCGATGTCCACCTGCGCCTTGTGGTACACCAGGCCACCCTTGAGGAAGGGGGTCACCGGCAGGGTGGGCGAGGCGAACATCGCCTTGAGCCCGGCATCGAACCCGTACGTGTTGATGCTGCCGTCCACGTCCAGGTCGTCCGCCTCCTCGCCCAGCGAGAACGAGTTGTAGGTGAAGCCGGCGTACAGGCCGAGCATGGGGGTGAACATGTAGGTGCCGTTGGCGCCCACGGTGATCCCGCTGTCCGCCACGTCGTCCAGGTCGCCGGTGGGGAAGGCGAGCCCGCCGCGCACTTCCACGGAGAACGGCGAGACCGGGATGGCCTGCGCCTGCGCGCTTCCGGCGAGGGCCATGGCGGCAAGCGCCACCAGCCCCGTCGTAATCTTCTTCATCGTCCGTCCTTTTGGAAAGAGTATCGTTTTCCCACGCCGTGCGGGAAGATGTGGTGCCGCAGCGAGCGCACGCATGGTGCCGCGACGCAAAGCCGCGCGCCGCAACGAGATGGCTACAGGGGCGCCCCCGCCGTTGTCCCCTGGCGTGGACGCCCTCCGTAGCCCGGCGGCACTGGCGCCTAGAAGCGCACTCCCGCGCGGATGCCGAACTGCGTGTCCGAGCCGGTGATGTTGAGGTCGCCGCCCGTGTAGTTGAGCTCGCCGCCGAAGAAGAACTGGCCAAAGGTGACCAGCGCCCCGCCGCGCAGCCCGAACTCCGTCTCCTGCGCCTGCGCGCTCCCCGCCAGCGTCGCGGCGAGCGCCGCGATCGCCAGAGTCGTCTTCTTCATCCCTTCATCCTCCCAGCGTTTCGTGGATTGCCTTGCGCCGCCAGCCTCGCGGCGCGTCGGGGGGGGATGGCGGGCGAGAATCGTACCCGCGCGGCGGCAAGGGCGCCCTTGCGCAAGGTGGCGGCGCGCCTCAGTCTACACGTTCCGCTTCCACACGCGCAGCGAGCCCCCGGCGTTCCGCGGCTCTCCAGCCGGATACTTCCCCACGATGAGCGTAAACACCCTCGACGGCGCCGGACTGCGCGGCGCACTGATCCAGGCCAACGAGTACGTCCAGCGCCACCGGGCGGACCTGAACCGCATCAACGTCTTTCCCGTGCCGGACGGCGATACGGGCACCAACCTGGCGCTCACCGTGGCCGCCGTGGCGGACCGGCTGCGCGCCAGCCGCGAAGTGGCCGTGGGCGCCGTGGCGCGCGAGGCGGCCGAGGCGGGGATCATGGGCGCGCGCGGCAACTGCGGGATGATCCTCTCCCACTTCCTGCTGGGGTTCAGCGAGTCGGTGGGGAACCGTGCATCGCTCTCGGTGGCCGAGTTCGGCGAGTCGCTGCGCAGCGCCACGGAGCACGTCTACCGCGCGCTGGAAAAGCCCGTCGAGGGCACCATCATCACCATCATGAGCGCCATCGCGGACGAGTCGCGCCGCTGGGGCCACACGGACTTCGTGGTGCTCTTCGAACGGCTGCTGGTGCGCGCCCGCGAGGCCCTTGCCAGCACTCCGGACCTGCTGCCCGTGCTCAAGAAGGCGGGGGTGGTGGACGCGGGCGCCAAGGGCTTCGTGCACCTGCTGGAAGGGATCTCGTCGTTCCTGGCCGGCGACCCGCTCGCCCCGCTGGACGAGATCCCGGAGTACGACGCCGAGCCCACCTTTGCCGCCGGCGCCGCGGAGTACCCCACGGAGAGCGAGCGCTTCCGCTTCTGCACCGAGGCGCTGGTGCGCGGCCCCTCCATCCCCACGCAGGAAGTGGTGAAGGCCGTGCTGCGCGACCGCGGCGACTCGCTCGTTGTCATCCGCTCCGAGAACCTCCTCAAGATCCACGTCCACACGGACGAGCCGGAGGAGGTCTTCGCGTACCTGCGCACGCTGGGCGAGCTGGCCACGCACAAGGCGGAGGACATGCAGGCGCAGCACGCCGTGGCCGAGCGCGCCGCCGCGGGGGGGCACATGACGCTGGCGCGCCGCCCCATCTCCATCGTGGCCGACACCGCCTGCGACCTGCCGGACGAGGTGGTGCGGGCGCACGGCATCCACCTGGTGCCGCTGAACCTGATCTTCGACACCAAGGCGTACCGCGACCGCTTCGACATCTCGCCCGAGGAGTTCGCCATCCGCCTCAAGGACGGCGCGCACCCCAGCACCTCGCAGCCGGCGCCCGCCGCCTTCATGGAGGGCTTCCGCCGCGCGGGCGAGGAGGGCGAAGAGGTCGTCGCCGTCCTCCTCTCCTCCGCCCTCTCCGGCACCTACGCCTCCGCCCAGGCCGCCGTCAAGCAGCGCGCCGACGGCGACACCCCCGTGCACCTGGTGGACTCGCTGGGCGGCTCGCTCCTGCAGGGCCTCCTCGCCCTCAAGGCGAGCGAGCTGGGCGAGCAGGGGTGGAGCGCGGACCGCATCGTGGCCGAGCTGGCGCGCATCCGCTCCCGGAGCGGCTTCTTCATCGTCCTGGACACCTTCGAGCGCGCCCTGGCCTCGGGGCGCGTGGGCCGCGGGCGCGCCTGGCTCGGCAGCCTGCTGGACATCAAGCCCGTCCTGGACGTGGACGCCACGGGAAAGCTGGTGCCGATCGACCGCGTGCGCGGCCGCAACGCCATGATCCCCAAGATGATGGAGGTGCTGGAGAAGAAGGTCCCCGTGGGCACGGGGAAGGTGCGCTTCGGGGTGATGCACGTGGCCTGTCCCGAGATCCTGGGCGAAGTGGTCCCCGAGATCCGCAAGCGCTACGGCAGCGTGGAGGTCCTGACCGCCCCCGGCACCCCCATCATCGCCACCCACGCCGGCGAAGGCGCCTGGGGGATCGCGTATCTGGTGGAGGGGTAGGCCCGCGGGCCCCCTCCCCCGCTCGTGAACTCGCGGCCCCTCCCCCAAAACTGCCTGGGGGAGGGGCATTCGCATGGATCCTCGCCCGGTGCGTGATTCAGTGCCGCACCGGCGCCCGCTCGGCGCACCGATCTGGTAGGGGCGGACCTGCGTGTCCGCCCACCCTCGCCCCCGCCCCGACCCCCGCCCCGCACACCGATCTTTGTAGGGGCGGCCCCGCGTGGCCGCCCGTGCCCCGCCGCGCGCGGCACCCGCCTTACGCGCGCCATGCCTCCGCGCCCACCAAACGCAATCGGGCGACTCCCACCCGGAGAGCCGCCCGCCTGCTTCTGTCGAACCCGCAAACCCTACCGGCTCAGAACTCCGGCCCCTCGAACGTCGTCTCCACGCCGGTGGTGCTGCCGGCCTGGCCGCCGAGGATCACGGCGCCGCGCTGGTCCGCGCCGCCGATGGCCCCCAGGGCCCACAGGGCGGTGTCGCGGACGCGCGGGTCCTCGTCGGCGAGGGACACGCGCAACGCTTCGGCGGCGCGGTCGGCGGCGGCGTCGCCCAGGCGCGACGGGCGGCGAGGCGCCTCGGCCAGGGTGGCCACCGGCTCCGCGTCGGGCGCGGTATGGCCGCCGGCCAGCTCACCCAGCATGCGCGCCGCCAGCGTGCGCACCTCCGAGTCGCGGTCGCGAAGGGAGCGCACCAGCGGCGTCACCACCGCGTCGTCCTGGAGCTTGCCGAGGGCGCGGATGGCGGTGCGGCGGACGTCCGCCTCCGGGTCAGTGGAGGCGCGGATCAGCGCGGCCAGCGCGCGTGCCGGCGCGTTGCGGTGCGCCGGCTGCCGTGCCGCTTCGAGGCCGGGGTCAGGCGCCGGCGCGGGCGCGGCGGCGAGCGTCGCGGGTGCCGGAGCGCGCTTGGGCGCGGGGGCCGGGCTCATCCGCACCTCGATGTGCATCCCGTCCAGCTCCACGTGCTTGACCGGCCCGCTCAGCGCCGGCGCCGAGGCGATGAAGGCAGGGGCGCGCTCCCGCTCGGACGGCCCCACCACCGCGAGCGGCAGGAGCGCGGCCAGCACCGCGGCCGACACCGCCATCCCCGCGCCGTGCGGCACGGCGCGCCGGTCGCGGCCTGCATCGAGCACGGCCAGGACGCGCGCCTGCAGCTGTCCGCCGCGCGCCATCGCCATGGCGGGCGCGGCGGGGCGGGGGACGCGAAAGGTGCGCGCCACCTCCACCAGGTGACCGGCGTAGTCCGCGGCGCGGGCGCCGGCGGCCAGCACGCGGTCGTCGCACGCTTCCTCGCGCTCCACGCGCATGCGGCGGGCGGCCCACCACGCGCCGGGGTGGAACCAGTACACGGCGCAGCACAGCGTCGCCAGCATCTGCGTGAGGCAGTCGCGACGCGCCACGTGCGCAAGCTCGTGCAGCAGCACCACGCGCCGTCGCTCGGGCGCCCACTCGTCCGCCGCCGCGGGAAGGAGGATGGTGGGGCGGAAGACCCCCCAGGTGACCGGCATCGCGGCGCCCTCACCGCGCACCAGCCGCACGCTCCCGCGCACCCCCACCGACTCGCCCAGCATCCGCACCGTGTCCGTCCAGCGCAGGTCGTTCATGGGCACGGCGCCGCGCCCCATCCGCCGGACCACGCGCCACCCGAACGCCATCCGCGCCAGCACCGCCGCCGCGCCGGCCGCCCACACCAGCGCCAGCAGGTTGCCCGCGGTGAAGAGCTCCGCCGGCGCCGCCGGACCCGCGCCCTCCACCATCCCCCGCACGGCGGGGAGGGTGACGATGCGCAGGAAGGAGAGCTTCCACGCGGGGAGCGCCAGCGCCAGGAAAGGGAGCACCAGGAGCGCGCCGAGCGCCAGCGTCCAGGCCAGGTGACGGCGGGCGGCGGAGCCGTGGCGCAGCGCCCGCGCGGCCAGCGCGGCAGCGCAGAGCACCAGGGTGGCCTTCACGAGGAGGAGGGCGAGCGCCCAGGCCCAGGTGTCGGTGAGGCCGGAGGGAAGGGGGGCGGACATGGGTTATTGCTCCTGTCCCCGGGCCTGCTCGATCAGCCGCGACAGGCGGTCGAGCTCCGGCTCGGAAAGGGTTCCGTCGTCCAGGTCCAGCAGCGCGGCGACCGCGGCCCCGGTGGAGCCGTGGAAGAAGGTCCTCACCAGGTGCGTGAGCGCGGAGCGCTGCGCGGTGTCCGCGGGCACGGTGGGGAGGTACACGTAGCGCGGGCCGTCCTGCTCGTGCGTCAGGTGGCCCTTCTCCTCCAGGATGCGCATCAGCGCGCGCACGGCCGAGTAGCTGGGCGGATCGGGGATGCGCTCCAGCACGTCGCCCACCGCGGCGCGGCCCAGGCGGTACACCACGTCCATGATCTGCCGCTCGCGGCGGCTCAGGTTCGCAAGCGGGGGAGACTTCGCCATGATCTGCATTGGAGGGGAAAGCGGTATGTGGGCTCTGCTAAAGAAATAGCACGAGTTCATGGTACCCGTGCGCGGGGTGGGGTGTCAAGGATCATCTTCCCGCTCTTCTTTGTCCAGTCTGCAATAAAGATCCTAATCTCACGCGGAGACGCGGAGGCGCGAAGGGAACAGCCAAAGCCTCACACAGAGAACACAGAAGGAACAGAAAGCCACAGAAGACAACAACGACACTCCTCGTTCTGTTCTCTTTCTCTGTGTCTCTGTGTCTCTGTGTCTCTGTGTCTCTGTGTGAGCCCCGCAGTTGCCGTTCTCTGCGTCTCCGCGCCTCCGCGTGAGGCCTTTTCTTTTTGCTTTTCGAAGGGGTAGACAGTTACCGTGGAAGGCGTTATCATTGGCGCGGTTACGGACCGCGCGCGTCGCGGTCGATCCGGGCCTGGAGAAGGCCCGGCGGGTTCGCGCCCGATGTCCAACGTGAACAAAGGAGGTGATCTTTTGTCCGAGAACAACGCTGCTTTCGATCTGGCACGGGCAAACGACCGCCGCGTGGGCGCTTAACCCCACGGCGAGCAGTACCCCGCCAAGGCGGGTGCCGCACGCGGCATCGGCCGGGTCGAGGCAGACCCAACGCGCCGCCGGA
This window contains:
- a CDS encoding BlaI/MecI/CopY family transcriptional regulator, producing the protein MAKSPPLANLSRRERQIMDVVYRLGRAAVGDVLERIPDPPSYSAVRALMRILEEKGHLTHEQDGPRYVYLPTVPADTAQRSALTHLVRTFFHGSTGAAVAALLDLDDGTLSEPELDRLSRLIEQARGQEQ
- a CDS encoding M56 family metallopeptidase, which translates into the protein MSAPLPSGLTDTWAWALALLLVKATLVLCAAALAARALRHGSAARRHLAWTLALGALLVLPFLALALPAWKLSFLRIVTLPAVRGMVEGAGPAAPAELFTAGNLLALVWAAGAAAVLARMAFGWRVVRRMGRGAVPMNDLRWTDTVRMLGESVGVRGSVRLVRGEGAAMPVTWGVFRPTILLPAAADEWAPERRRVVLLHELAHVARRDCLTQMLATLCCAVYWFHPGAWWAARRMRVEREEACDDRVLAAGARAADYAGHLVEVARTFRVPRPAAPAMAMARGGQLQARVLAVLDAGRDRRAVPHGAGMAVSAAVLAALLPLAVVGPSERERAPAFIASAPALSGPVKHVELDGMHIEVRMSPAPAPKRAPAPATLAAAPAPAPDPGLEAARQPAHRNAPARALAALIRASTDPEADVRRTAIRALGKLQDDAVVTPLVRSLRDRDSEVRTLAARMLGELAGGHTAPDAEPVATLAEAPRRPSRLGDAAADRAAEALRVSLADEDPRVRDTALWALGAIGGADQRGAVILGGQAGSTTGVETTFEGPEF
- a CDS encoding DegV family protein, encoding MSVNTLDGAGLRGALIQANEYVQRHRADLNRINVFPVPDGDTGTNLALTVAAVADRLRASREVAVGAVAREAAEAGIMGARGNCGMILSHFLLGFSESVGNRASLSVAEFGESLRSATEHVYRALEKPVEGTIITIMSAIADESRRWGHTDFVVLFERLLVRAREALASTPDLLPVLKKAGVVDAGAKGFVHLLEGISSFLAGDPLAPLDEIPEYDAEPTFAAGAAEYPTESERFRFCTEALVRGPSIPTQEVVKAVLRDRGDSLVVIRSENLLKIHVHTDEPEEVFAYLRTLGELATHKAEDMQAQHAVAERAAAGGHMTLARRPISIVADTACDLPDEVVRAHGIHLVPLNLIFDTKAYRDRFDISPEEFAIRLKDGAHPSTSQPAPAAFMEGFRRAGEEGEEVVAVLLSSALSGTYASAQAAVKQRADGDTPVHLVDSLGGSLLQGLLALKASELGEQGWSADRIVAELARIRSRSGFFIVLDTFERALASGRVGRGRAWLGSLLDIKPVLDVDATGKLVPIDRVRGRNAMIPKMMEVLEKKVPVGTGKVRFGVMHVACPEILGEVVPEIRKRYGSVEVLTAPGTPIIATHAGEGAWGIAYLVEG